One window from the genome of Pempheris klunzingeri isolate RE-2024b chromosome 7, fPemKlu1.hap1, whole genome shotgun sequence encodes:
- the tpcn1 gene encoding two pore channel protein 1 — protein MESDDDVPLILTWDEANSGLLNEETERGDENGGGGNYDIVNNAVISTPGPQNHRAQNVSLRQSWEMNYQEAAIYLQEGENNDKFFTHPRNPKALAAYLFAHNHLFYMMELLTGLLLMMLSLCEAPAVPSLRLDVYVHATLELLALVMVAFELCMKLRWLGFHTFIRHKRTMVKTCVLKLQFVEAIVVLIRQTSHVRVTRALRPIFLVDCRYCGAVRRNLRQIFQSLPPFIDILLLLLFFMVIFAILGFCLFSPNTTDLYFSTLENSLVSLFVLLTTANFPDVMMPAYSKNRWSCVFFIVYLSIELYFIMNLLLAVVFDTFNDVEKMKFKSLLLHKRSAIDHAFQLLVSRQRPMGVSLKQFDGLMRFYRPRMSARDRFLTYKALNTSGAPMLSLQDFYKFYEVTGLKWKARRSGEYWFDDLPQTTFLIFKGINLLVKSKAFQYVMYVVVAINGVWILVETYTLNSGFSWSRFVPWSYIVFLTIYGVEVLLKITGLGPMAYFSSGWNLFDFSVTVFAFLGLVALAFDMEPFYFIVVLRPFQLLRLFKIKQRYRNVLDTMFELFPRMASLGLTLIIFYYSFAIVGMEFFADVVYPNCCNTSTVADSYRLINVTYGNKTVLEEGYYYLNNFNNILSSFVTLFELTVVNNWYITMEGVTSMTSHWSRLYFMTFYIVTMVVMTIIVAFILDAFVFRMNYSRKNREPVENPEDENGIVFEVEVSRDEALATLELYKQTCPGLTSLSSLQGVLQAMDRSGHLSLVYLGRRSRTKSDLSMKMYEEEIQEWYAEYSRENLPQPDQSPERDLDSPVSEPSSFPEPQLNSQTGPHSIN, from the exons atggaggaggaggcaatTATGACATAGTGAACAACGCTGTGATCTCAACACCTGGGCCACAAAACCACAGAGCCCAAAATGTGTCCTTACGGCAAAGCTGGGAGATGAACTACCAGGAGGCAGCCATCTACCTGCAG GAGGGAGAGAACAACGATAAGTTCTTCACCCATCCGCGAAACCCAAAGGCACTGGCAGCGTACCTGTTTGCCCACAACCACCTGTTCTACATGATGGAGCTGCTCACAggcctgctgctgatgatgctgtCCCTGTGTGAAGCTCCCGCCGTGCCCTCACTTCGCCTGGATGTCTAC GTCCACGCCACTCTGGAGCTTCTGGCTTTGGTTATGGTGGCATTTGAGCTATGCATGAAACTCCGCTGGTTAGGCTTCCACACCTTCATACGACACAAGAGGACCATGGTGAAG ACGTGTGTGTTGAAGCTACAGTTCGTGGAGGCCATAGTGGTTCTGATCAGACAGACGTCTCACGTGAGAGTGACCAGAGCTCTCAGGCCAATTTTCCTAGTGGACTGTAGATACTGTGGTGCTGTGCGCAG AAACCTGCGTCAGATCTTCCAGTCCCTCCCACCGTTTATTGACATACTCCTATTGCTGCTCTTTTTCATGGTTATATTTGCTATCTTGG GTTTCTGCCTCTTCTCTCCAAACACCACTGACCTG TACTTCAGCACTCTGGAGAACAGCCTCGTCagtctgtttgtgctgctgaccACAGCAAA TTTCCCCGACGTGATGATGCCTGCGTACTCCAAGAACCGCTGGTCCTGTGTTTTCTTCATTGTTTACCTTTCCATAGAGCTCTACTTCATCATGAATCTG CTCTTGGCAGTGGTTTTTGATACGTTCAACGATGTCGAGAAGATGAAGTTTAAATCTCTTCTGCTTCACAAACGCTCCGCCATCGACCACGCCTTTCAGCTCTTAGTCAGCCGGCAG AGGCCGATGGGCGTGTCGCTGAAACAGTTTGACGGTCTGATGCGATTTTATAGACCACGGATGTCTGCAAGAGACCGCTTCCTCACGTATAAAGCTCTTAACACCTCAGGGGCTCCTATGCTCAG CTTACAGGACTTTTATAAGTTCTATGAAGTCACTGGCCTTAAATGGAAG GCAAGACGCAGTGGAGAATATTGGTTCGATGACCTTCCACAGACGACTTTCCTCATTTTCAAGG GCATCAACCTGCTTGTGAAGTCAAAGGCCTTCCAGTATGTCATGT ATGTGGTGGTGGCCATCAATGGTGTGTGGATCCTCGTGGAGACGTACACTCTGAATA GTGGATTTTCCTGGTCCAGATTTGTCCCCTGGAGTTACATTGTTTTCCTGACCA TTTATGGTGTAGAGGTGTTATTGAAAATTACAGGTTTGGGACCGATGGCTTATTTCAGCTCTGGGTGGAATCT GTTTGATTTCTCAGTGACAGTGTTTGCCTTCCTTGGCCTGGTTGCTCTTGCCTTTGATATGGAGCCATTTTACTTTATTGTAGTTCTCAGACCATTTCAGCTGCTCcg GTTATTTAAGATAAAGCAGAGGTATCGTAATGTGTTGGACACCATGTTTGAGCTCTTCCCAAGGATGGCAAGTCTGGGGCTGACCTTAATCATCTTCTACTACTCCTTTGCCATTGTGGGAATGGAGTTCTTCGCAGATGTGGTTTACCCCAACTGCTGCAA CACCAGCACAGTGGCAGACTCCTACAGGCTGATCAACGTCACGTATGGCAACAAAACAGTACTGGAAGAAGGCTACTATTATCTCAATAACTTCAACAACATTCTCAGCAGCTTTG tgACTCTGTTTGAGCTGACTGTGGTCAATAACTGGTACATTACCATG GAAGGAGTAACTTCCATGACCAGCCACTGGAGTCGCCTCTACTTCATGACCTTTTACATAGTTACAATG GTGGTGATGACCATCATTGTGGCGTTCATTCTCGATGCGTTCGTGTTCCGCATGAACTACAGCCGCAAGAACCGAGAACCAGTGGAGAACCCAGAGG ATGAGAACGGGATAGTGTTTGAAGTAGAGGTGAGTCGTGATGAAGCTCTGGCCACTCTGGAGCTGTACAAACAGACCTGCCCAGGACTGACATCCCTCAGCTCTCTTCAGGGAGTCCTACAAGCTATGGACAGGAGTGGG CACTTGTCTCTGGTGTACCTAGGTCGCAGGTCTAGGACGAAGAGTGATCTCAGCATGAAAATGTACGAGGAGGAGATACAG GAGTGGTATGCAGAGTACTCGAGAGAAAACCTGCCTCAGCCAGACCAAAGCCCGGAGCGGGATCTGGACAGTCCCGTCTCTGAACCGTCTTCCTTCCCAGAGCCTCAGCTCAACTCACAGACTGGACCTCACAGCATCAACTAA